One window from the genome of Betaproteobacteria bacterium encodes:
- a CDS encoding histone deacetylase family protein codes for MPCAWITHRDCQLHEMGPGHPECPERLDAISDHLLAQGLMSLLIPYDAPMATVEQLERAHTARHVAEIMAASPTEGYVHVDPDTSMNPHTIKAALRAAGAAVLATDLVLRGEVRSAFCAVRPPGHHATRDAPMGFCFFNNVAVGIRHALDFHGLERVALIDIDVHHGNGSEDILAADPRVLMASTFQRGLYPFQGDEPKGLNMVNVGLPQGATGEHLRAAVQEYWMPALEAFSPQLVCISAGFDAHQADDMAGLRWVESDYAWVTTELVKVAHRHCRGRVISMLEGGYHLHALARSVAAHVRELISA; via the coding sequence ATGCCCTGCGCCTGGATAACCCACCGGGATTGCCAGCTCCACGAAATGGGGCCCGGCCATCCGGAATGCCCGGAACGCCTGGACGCCATCTCGGACCACCTGCTGGCCCAGGGTCTGATGAGCCTGCTCATTCCCTATGACGCGCCGATGGCGACGGTCGAGCAACTCGAGCGCGCCCATACCGCGCGCCACGTGGCGGAAATCATGGCCGCGTCGCCCACCGAGGGCTACGTGCATGTGGACCCGGACACCTCGATGAACCCGCACACCATCAAGGCGGCGCTGCGCGCGGCGGGGGCGGCGGTGCTCGCGACGGACCTGGTCCTGCGAGGAGAGGTGCGAAGCGCCTTCTGCGCGGTGCGTCCGCCAGGGCACCATGCCACGCGCGATGCGCCCATGGGTTTCTGCTTCTTCAACAACGTGGCGGTGGGCATCCGCCATGCGCTCGACTTCCACGGACTGGAACGCGTCGCGCTCATCGATATCGACGTGCACCATGGCAACGGCAGCGAGGACATCCTGGCCGCCGATCCGCGCGTGCTCATGGCCTCCACGTTCCAACGCGGACTCTATCCCTTCCAGGGCGACGAGCCCAAGGGCCTCAACATGGTGAACGTGGGACTGCCGCAGGGCGCCACGGGCGAACACCTGCGCGCCGCCGTGCAGGAGTACTGGATGCCCGCGCTGGAGGCCTTCAGCCCGCAGCTCGTCTGCATCTCGGCAGGATTCGACGCCCACCAGGCCGATGACATGGCCGGCCTGCGCTGGGTCGAGAGCGACTACGCCTGGGTGACGACCGAACTGGTGAAGGTGGCGCACCGACATTGCAGGGGGCGCGTCATCTCGATGCTCGAGGGAGGCTACCACCTGCACGCGCTCGCGCGCAGCGTGGCCGCGCATGTCCGGGAGTTGATCTCGGCCTGA